A genomic region of uncultured Roseibium sp. contains the following coding sequences:
- a CDS encoding phosphotransferase gives MTNIPKTIRENLHFLCSEIDGQLLQLEAFFKTPTIAHARRILDRAGYAHNLKSRIHAACIQHLANTNTGNRKHLTLRSVEFIATDLHRIANLARLSLRHVERIDTFETLEPGRYPAVIRLVRRGVCKIEEAFLGNDTEQAIEIGELQKKIEADYRKLFKIYTRGMRDPKLRPADIANSLLVANEFQRMGDSLKAIGEAVISANIGQAVNLERYFALQSLMSDLDTDGAGLKVETIAETRSGSSVSAIKDRKTEAVAAVFKDGEKSKLKEEREGVKSWHAIYPGLAPKILSYEKRDQSAALLIEHLPGMTFEHIVLNEPADHCEKALACLSRTLKDVWKQTRTKEPAELGSMQQLARRLEEVRRVHPEFRDTPIRFAGQKLNSLDSIIREATRREAAVSSPFSVYIHGDFNVDNIIYDREENRVHFIDLHRSRYMDYVQDVSVFMVSNYRLQVVDRETRHRIMLASLTLYQAAKAFARKQGDETFDFRLSLGLARSFASSTRFIFDKQLARRMWLKARYLIERTIACPPGEEARFRLPVKEIFND, from the coding sequence ATGACTAACATTCCAAAGACCATCCGGGAAAATCTCCATTTTCTGTGCTCGGAGATCGATGGCCAGTTGCTTCAGCTAGAAGCCTTTTTCAAAACGCCGACCATTGCGCATGCCAGACGCATTCTGGATCGCGCCGGCTACGCCCATAATCTCAAGTCGCGCATCCATGCCGCCTGCATCCAGCATCTGGCGAACACCAATACGGGGAACCGCAAGCACCTGACGCTGCGCAGTGTGGAATTCATCGCGACCGATCTCCACCGAATTGCCAATCTTGCCCGGCTCTCCCTCCGTCACGTCGAACGGATCGACACGTTTGAAACGCTTGAACCCGGCCGTTATCCGGCAGTGATCCGGCTCGTCCGCAGAGGCGTGTGCAAGATCGAAGAGGCGTTTTTGGGCAACGACACCGAACAGGCGATCGAGATCGGCGAACTGCAGAAGAAGATCGAGGCCGACTATAGGAAACTGTTCAAGATCTACACGCGCGGCATGCGCGACCCGAAGCTGCGGCCCGCGGATATCGCAAACAGCCTCCTGGTGGCCAACGAATTCCAGAGAATGGGAGACTCGCTCAAAGCAATCGGCGAGGCGGTGATTTCCGCCAATATCGGGCAGGCCGTTAATCTGGAACGCTATTTTGCGTTGCAAAGCCTCATGTCCGATCTTGATACCGACGGCGCCGGACTGAAAGTCGAAACGATAGCCGAGACCCGGTCGGGCAGTTCCGTGTCCGCAATCAAGGACAGGAAGACCGAAGCAGTCGCCGCCGTTTTCAAGGACGGCGAAAAAAGCAAGCTGAAGGAAGAACGCGAAGGCGTGAAGAGCTGGCACGCGATCTATCCCGGTCTTGCTCCCAAGATCCTGTCCTATGAAAAACGCGACCAGTCGGCTGCTCTGCTGATCGAACATCTTCCGGGCATGACCTTCGAACACATCGTCCTGAATGAACCAGCCGATCATTGTGAAAAGGCACTGGCCTGTCTTTCCAGGACGCTGAAGGATGTCTGGAAACAAACCAGGACGAAAGAGCCAGCGGAACTCGGCAGCATGCAGCAACTGGCCAGACGCCTGGAAGAGGTTCGTCGGGTGCATCCGGAATTCAGGGACACACCCATTCGCTTTGCGGGCCAGAAACTGAACTCTCTGGACAGCATTATCCGGGAAGCAACCCGGCGGGAAGCAGCGGTCTCCTCACCCTTTTCGGTCTATATCCACGGCGATTTCAATGTCGACAACATCATCTATGACCGGGAAGAGAATCGCGTTCACTTCATCGACCTTCACCGGTCGCGCTACATGGATTACGTCCAGGACGTCTCGGTTTTCATGGTGTCGAACTACCGGCTTCAGGTCGTCGACCGCGAAACCCGCCATCGCATCATGCTGGCATCGCTGACCCTCTACCAGGCGGCAAAGGCCTTCGCCCGCAAGCAGGGTGACGAGACCTTCGATTTTCGGCTCTCGCTCGGGCTGGCGCGTTCCTTTGCCAGCTCCACGCGCTTCATCTTCGACAAGCAGCTGGCGCGGCGCATGTGGCTGAAAGCCCGCTATCTGATCGAACGAACCATCGCATGCCCGCCCGGCGAGGAGGCCAGGTTCCGGCTTCCCGTGAAGGAGATCTTCAATGACTGA
- a CDS encoding GAK system ATP-grasp enzyme, with amino-acid sequence MTDLKVGVIGIPGKWSTEVLADALEERTGFRAVIGMADVALDLETRTLTAGNRNLCDLDGLVIKKISEEYSPATLDRLEMLRVAESAGVRVFSGTSAILGLVNRLSCTVTLSNAGIPMPATCVTENETEALAAVQRFGGAVFKPLFSTKARGMTLMDAATGTPALKERIAAFKADNPVMYLQQKVNLSGRDLGMVFLGGRYLGTYARVAQTDSWNTTIHHGGKYEPFEADEDLIDLARRAQAPFGLDFTTVDIGLTDNGPIVFEVSAFGGFRGALEGASIDAAGLYADHVISKVRG; translated from the coding sequence ATGACTGACCTGAAAGTCGGCGTCATCGGAATCCCCGGCAAGTGGTCGACCGAAGTGCTTGCGGACGCACTTGAGGAAAGAACCGGCTTCCGGGCCGTGATCGGCATGGCGGACGTCGCGCTCGACCTTGAGACGCGGACCCTGACAGCCGGAAACCGGAACCTCTGCGATCTCGATGGACTGGTGATCAAGAAGATCAGCGAGGAATACAGCCCGGCAACGCTTGACCGGCTCGAAATGCTGCGCGTCGCCGAGAGCGCGGGCGTCAGGGTTTTCTCCGGGACGTCCGCGATCCTCGGGCTGGTCAATCGCCTGAGCTGTACGGTCACCCTGTCGAATGCGGGCATCCCGATGCCGGCCACATGCGTGACGGAAAACGAAACGGAAGCACTCGCGGCGGTGCAGCGCTTCGGCGGTGCCGTGTTCAAACCGCTGTTCTCGACCAAGGCACGCGGCATGACGCTGATGGACGCCGCAACGGGAACGCCTGCGCTCAAGGAGCGTATTGCCGCCTTCAAGGCCGACAATCCGGTCATGTATCTCCAGCAGAAGGTGAACCTGTCCGGACGGGACCTCGGCATGGTGTTCCTGGGCGGCCGATACCTCGGCACCTACGCCCGGGTCGCCCAGACGGACAGCTGGAACACGACAATCCATCACGGCGGTAAATACGAGCCCTTCGAGGCGGACGAAGATCTGATCGACCTGGCCAGGCGCGCACAGGCACCCTTCGGACTCGACTTCACAACCGTCGATATCGGCCTGACCGACAACGGGCCGATCGTCTTCGAAGTCTCTGCATTCGGCGGCTTCAGGGGTGCGCTTGAAGGTGCATCGATCGATGCGGCAGGCCTCTATGCAGATCATGTGATATCGAAGGTGCGCGGATGA
- a CDS encoding HprK-related kinase B encodes MREPSVQDVLDALDPVRATRMSDPVCLSVGGYVIEVRCTSPALLAELLRYFQHVISVPADPDLTIHVLGEVKLPFDIEFADWMREPGKTGRKDAIADLAGGRMILKVRTGLQFLQSPGWAVAFGPTEGHPNQVINFINTQILNRFQREDWVACHAAAVRTAAKGLAISGLSGGGKSTAMLRLMEVAGTRYVTNDRLLVRKSDTGTKALGIPKLPRINPGTIVTNSRLAGLIDEEREEELRNMERDELWHLEEKYDLFIDDIYGPGRISHDAELTDFWVLNWARDSSAPTAVTKVHLQERTDLLSAIMKSPGPFYQTKEGAFWTDRTPLDASAYLTALEGIQTWEVTGQIDFDALFDAGTDLLGDAR; translated from the coding sequence ATGAGAGAACCTTCTGTCCAGGATGTCCTTGATGCGCTCGATCCGGTGCGTGCGACCCGGATGTCGGACCCTGTCTGCCTCAGCGTCGGCGGCTATGTGATCGAAGTCAGGTGTACCTCGCCGGCGCTCCTTGCCGAACTGCTCCGGTACTTTCAGCACGTCATCTCCGTCCCTGCTGACCCGGATCTCACGATCCATGTCCTCGGCGAGGTGAAACTCCCGTTCGACATCGAATTTGCCGACTGGATGCGGGAGCCAGGAAAAACCGGCCGCAAGGACGCGATTGCCGACCTTGCCGGCGGACGGATGATCCTCAAAGTCCGCACCGGCCTGCAGTTTCTGCAGTCGCCCGGCTGGGCCGTCGCTTTCGGACCGACCGAAGGGCATCCCAACCAGGTCATCAATTTCATCAACACGCAGATCCTCAACAGATTTCAGCGAGAGGACTGGGTTGCCTGCCACGCAGCAGCCGTCCGGACGGCTGCAAAGGGCCTTGCCATTTCCGGCCTGTCCGGCGGCGGCAAGTCGACGGCGATGCTGCGCCTGATGGAGGTCGCGGGGACACGGTACGTGACCAATGACCGGCTGCTCGTCCGCAAGTCGGACACCGGCACGAAAGCCCTCGGCATTCCGAAACTGCCGCGCATCAATCCGGGGACGATCGTCACCAATTCCCGCCTGGCCGGGCTGATCGACGAGGAGCGGGAAGAAGAACTCAGAAACATGGAGCGGGACGAACTCTGGCACCTGGAGGAGAAGTACGACCTCTTTATCGATGACATCTACGGTCCGGGGCGCATTTCCCACGATGCGGAGCTCACCGATTTCTGGGTCCTGAACTGGGCGCGCGACAGCAGCGCGCCGACCGCGGTGACAAAGGTCCATCTCCAGGAACGAACGGATCTTCTATCCGCCATCATGAAAAGCCCGGGTCCGTTCTACCAGACGAAGGAAGGCGCATTCTGGACGGACAGAACACCTTTGGACGCAAGCGCCTATCTCACCGCCCTGGAAGGGATCCAGACCTGGGAAGTAACGGGGCAAATCGATTTCGACGCGCTTTTCGACGCCGGAACGGACCTTCTGGGTGACGCGCGATGA
- a CDS encoding histidine phosphatase family protein produces the protein MNGRFAILVRHGAYHQKSGTPSALQPYGLTAFGQEQARAAAVEVAELTETEGWHIVPEIVCSRQQRAWQTAATLAAELTAQSGDPVHVLEDEALAERSVGAFANLTAAEIEDILEQDPRYARPPQNWKSDSHYKLPAQGAESLMEAGARVAQCLISHMDRLPEAPNPAARIFVGHGASFRHAAHHIGVLGLEDIRRLSMHHARPVVLRRTQEGTWHHHTGSWKERQPLETSLD, from the coding sequence ATGAACGGCCGGTTTGCCATCCTGGTGCGCCACGGCGCCTATCATCAAAAGTCAGGCACTCCGAGCGCCCTGCAGCCGTATGGCCTGACGGCGTTTGGACAGGAACAGGCAAGGGCAGCAGCCGTTGAAGTCGCGGAGCTGACTGAAACCGAGGGCTGGCACATCGTTCCGGAGATCGTTTGCTCGCGCCAGCAACGGGCATGGCAGACGGCGGCAACGCTTGCAGCCGAATTGACCGCACAAAGCGGTGATCCAGTCCACGTTCTCGAAGACGAGGCGCTCGCCGAGCGCAGCGTCGGTGCGTTCGCCAATCTGACTGCTGCCGAAATCGAGGACATCCTCGAGCAGGATCCCAGATATGCCAGACCGCCGCAAAACTGGAAATCAGACAGTCACTACAAGCTTCCCGCCCAGGGTGCGGAAAGCCTGATGGAGGCAGGTGCCCGTGTTGCGCAATGTCTGATTTCGCACATGGACAGATTACCCGAAGCGCCGAACCCGGCTGCACGGATCTTTGTCGGCCATGGCGCATCGTTCCGGCATGCAGCCCATCACATCGGCGTCCTTGGACTTGAGGATATTCGCCGGCTCAGCATGCATCACGCCAGGCCCGTCGTGCTGCGACGTACACAGGAGGGGACCTGGCATCACCATACCGGCAGCTGGAAAGAACGCCAGCCGCTCGAAACATCACTCGACTGA